In Rhea pennata isolate bPtePen1 chromosome 8, bPtePen1.pri, whole genome shotgun sequence, one genomic interval encodes:
- the RNPC3 gene encoding RNA-binding region-containing protein 3 — MAAPGSEEVRAGGALAAAGGPGPGPAPHPSPNPGPGPAPHPGVGRRRGRTLLVRHLPAELAAAEKEDLLKHFGAVAVRVLSDHGRLKHTAFATFPSENAAAKALSRLHQLKLLGHTLVVEFAKEQDSIQVLSQPSLSEKSKSSEEPVKEEEKKESSCLKIDNGIAPNHGLTFPINSCLKYLYPPPSSTILANIANALASVPKFYVQVLHLMNKMNLPPPFGPITARPPMYEEYLPVPVPPPPIPPLPPEEPPLPEEEEEPVSSGEESEYESDSEEKERMTKLMELATLQPKRPISTKRRGVRKKQRIKDLLNAPVCTPHSNLHPTLSPSDVFEQPQHIGHKKIEFHITTDIPAVLQINSEREEKNDLYATTEEINNAGFGKIFPAPTSNDKMEIEEENDEIPSEFISRRELEKNRLSREEMEKFSVFKNYEPGDPNCRIYVKNLSKQVQEKDLKFIFGRYVDFQSEMERNMFDIRLMKEGRMKGQAFIGLPNEKAAAKALKEANGYVLFEKPMVVQFARSARPKQDSNEGKRKK; from the exons ATGGCGGCGCCCGGCTCCGAGGAGgtgcgggccggcggcgccctggcggcggccggcggccccggccccggccccgcgccgcacCCCAGCCCCaaccccggccccggccccgcgccgcacCCCGGCGTCGGGCGTCGGCGCGGCCGGACGCTGCTGGTGCGGCACCTGCCCGCCGAGCTGGCGGCGGCGGAGAAGGAGGATCTGCTGAAGCACTTCGGCGCCGTGGCCGTTCGCGTCCTGTCAGACCACGGGCGGCTG aaaCATACTGCTTTTGCTACGTTCCCCAGTGaaaatgcagctgcaaag GCCTTGTCAAGACTGCATCAGCTGAAACTTTTAGGTCACACTTTAGTTGTTGAATTTGCGAAGGAGCAAGATAGCATACAGGTACTTAGCCAGCCTTCACTCTCAGAGAAGAGTAAAAG CTCAGAGGAGCcagtgaaagaggaagaaaagaaagaatcaagCTGTCTTAAAATAGACAATGGAATTGCTCCCAACCATGg cctcACCTTTCCCATCAATTCTTGCCTCAAATATTTGTATCCACCACCTTCAAGTACAATTCTAGCAAATATAGCAAATGCCTTGGCAAGCGTGCCCAAATTCTATGTACAG GTACTTCATCTTATGAATAAAATGAATCTTCCTCCACCTTTTGGACCAATTACTGCTCGCCCTCCCAtg TATGAAGAGTATTTACCAGTGCCTGTGCCACCACCCCCAATCCCACCTCTGCCTCCAGAAGAACCGCCTTTgcctgaagaggaagaagagccAGTATCTAGTGGAGAAGAATCAGAATATGAAAGTGATagtgaggaaaaagagag AATGACCAAGTTGATGGAATTAGCAACCCTTCAGCCTAAAAGACCAATAAGCACGAAGAGGCGTGgtgttagaaaaaaacaaagaattaaagACTTACTGAATGCTCCTGTGTGTACTCCCCACAG TAATTTGCACCCTACACTGTCACCTTCAGATGTCTTTGAACAGCCTCAACATATAGGTCATAAAAAAATTGAGTTTCATATTACTACTGACATCCCAGCTGTTCTTCAGATTaattcagaaagagaagaaaaaaatg ATCTTTATGCAACCACAGAAGAAATCAATAATGCAGGATTTGGAAAGATTTTCCCAGCTCCTACCTCAAATGATAAGATGGAAATAGAAGAGGAGAATGATGAAATACCATCAGAATTTATTTCTAGAAGGgaactagaaaaaaacagactttctaGAGAAG aaatggaaaaattttctgttttcaaaaactaTGAGCCAGGTGATCCAAATTGCAGGATATATGTGAAGAATTTATCTAAACAAGTTCAAGAAAAG GATCTCAAGTTCATTTTTGGAAGATATGTTGACTTTCAGTCAGAAATGGAACGGAATAT GTTTGATATACGTTTGATGAAAGAAGGCCGTATGAAGGGACAAGCTTTCATTGGACTACCTAATGAAAaagcagctgctaaagctttaaaagaagcaaatggaTATGTGTTATTTGAAAAACCCATGGTGGTT CAATTTGCTCGTTCAGCTAGACCAAAACAGGATTCCaatgaagggaagagaaaaaagtag